The following proteins are co-located in the Silene latifolia isolate original U9 population chromosome 1, ASM4854445v1, whole genome shotgun sequence genome:
- the LOC141603785 gene encoding vacuolar protein sorting-associated protein 2 homolog 3: MNLFKKKPTAKEALRESKREMANATRGIEKEISSLQLEEKRLVAEIKKTAKTGNEAATKILARQLVRLRKQISNLQGSRAQMRGIATHTQAMHAQTSVASGLKGATKAMSAMNKQMAPAKQMKILQEFQRQSAQMDMTTEMMSDAIDDALDNDEAEEETDELTNQVLDEIGVDVASQLSAAPKGKINGNKTEEVSTSGIDDLEERLAALRGT, encoded by the exons ATGAACCTTTTCAAGAAAAAACCCACTGCCAAAG AGGCTCTTCGGGAGAGTAAGAGAGAAATGGCCAATGCTACCAGAG gTATTGAGAAGGAAATTTCATCACTGCAATTAGAA GAAAAAAGGTTGGTTGCTGAAATAAAAAAGACAGCAAAAACAGGCAATGAG GCTGCAACCAAAATTCTTGCTCGTCAGCTAGTAAGACTTAGAAAACAAATTTCTAATCTGCAAGGTAGTCGAGCTCAAATGAGAGGTATAGCGACCCATACACAG GCTATGCATGCTCAAACTTCCGTTGCTTCTGGCTTGAAGGGTGCTACGAAGGCAATGTCAGCAATGAATAAG CAAATGGCACCGGCAAAACAAATGAAAATATTGCAAGAGTTTCAGCGGCAGTCTGCACAGATGGACATGACA ACTGAAATGATGTCAGATGCAATTGATGATGCCCTGGATAACGATGAGGCTGAAGAGGAAACAGATGAGTTGACAAATCAG GTGCTTGATGAAATTGGAGTTGATGTTGCTTCACAG TTGTCAGCAGCTCCAAAGGGAAAAATTAATGGAAACAAAACAGAAGAAGTCAGCAC GTCAGGCATTGATGACCTCGAGGAGAGATTGGCTGCACTTCGAGGGACATGA
- the LOC141644184 gene encoding uncharacterized protein LOC141644184: MFQDGATVWIKSKVTHVINSDSCVYASCSLCKYGIEVAIGEKFSCFRTKTQHIETSEYRCNLKICFDDESSAIKLTLFQELAEKVLKRTASQISCLSHEERLSLVSDFIDNIIGRLFTIKLLTKQFGDSKKQLRFSAQCVLQILRNRKKKVSCIEYYCYRLEIRPNDSSILLRSSRLLQKYVVDMYIKLESTRLDFIRANQSVIRAELYQDVIDSYNAGQLYGFNIEQIYILPASFIGCGKDLRSCYLSSMSVVQRYGKPDIFLTMTCNPRWPEIERELLPHEEAQNRPDLVARVFRAKLIEVKKEIVGKKLFGNVAGYVYVVEFQKRGVPHAHFLIILDANSKIRSPDQYDDFVCAEIPDVFENPHLHAALKHMMHGPCGRDFPTNPCMKNEICKNHYPRDYVDMTTNGRNSYLYIEDDEMVEVLSFVQLHLIIVKYLYEYIYKGHDRVSFTVEDGIEQRDYDEISAFQSARWISPPEAVWRIFRFCVNEIHPNVVPFQVHLQNMQTVLFRPYERLENIADDDSRKRTMLTTFFERNQTDSYARTLLYQQFPEQYVWLGQKDEKIWLPRIKGFSVGRLVYTNPTEALSEDYKLAFPESPSKVLNLTLRSICFIIESMGNSLNDFNFGGLRLLEDEAVDMRRSKEFEEQLSIPITLEELNDTCILYSLYKPIMVATAVSLNVINLLNVEQKRAYEIIYNRVMEKRPSAFFVDGPGGTGKTFLYSSLLAQLRKKGFISLEVASSGIAASNISGGRTANSLFKIPLDLEENQEQYPIEFLNTLNPGGLPPHHLVLKKNSPIILLRNLDPTSGLCNGTRLICKVFSRNIIDAKIVVGHHKGERVFIPRIPLQPSPTDKFPFNFKRKQFPIKLSFAMTVNKAQGQTLDKVGIYLPQPVFSHGQLYVALSRAKRSYDVVVAITSQSSSDISLKTKNIVCYEVLRHAELMDTSRVCVEVNLKTVLNSILNKIKLAPAEYGIHAVTHDEVKTYVQIHGVGNPPKCVKFIGSSSRLIGPSEQNCTRKDAKQ, translated from the exons ATGTTTCAGGATGGTGCAACGGTTTGGATCAAAAGTAAAGTGACCCACGTTATCAATTCGGACAGTTGTGTGTATGCTTCATGTAGTTTATGCAAATATGGAATAGAAGTTGCGATTGGAGAGAAATTTTCATGTTTTAGGACTAAAACACAGCATATAGAAACATCCGAGTATAG GTGTAATCTTAAAATTTGCTTCGACGATGAAAGTTCCGCTATAAAATTAACTCTGTTTCAAGAACTTGCCGAGAAGGTCTTAAAACGGACAGCATCACAAATTTCCTGCCTTTCACACGag GAACGCCTTTCGTTGGTCAGTGATTTTATCGACAATATTATTGGCCGACTGTTTACCATAAAGTTGTTAACGAAACAGTTTGGAGATTCCAAGAAACAGCTAAGATTTAGTGCCCA gTGTGTG TTGCAAATTCTTCGGAATCGGAAAAAAAAAGTCTCATGTATAGAGTATTACTGTTACCGCCTAGAGATTCGTCCTAATGATTCGTCTATTTTACTGCGTAGTAGTCGTCTTCTTCAGAAGTACGTTGTTGATATGTATATTAAACTCGAATCAACCAGACTTGATTTCATAAGAGCAAATCAATCTGTTATTAGAGCTGAACTTTATCAAGACGTTATTGATAGCTATAATGCAGGCCAATTATATGGCTTTAATATTGAACAGATTTATATTCTTCCAGCAAGCTTTATAGGGTGTGGCAAAGACTTACGTTCTTGCTACCTTAGTTCAATGTCTGTCGTACAACGTTACGGCAAACCAGATATCTTTCTAACCATGACATGTAATCCTAGATGGCCAGAAATAGAACGCGAATTACTACCACATGAGGAAGCACAAAATAGGCCTGATCTTGTCGCTCGTGTCTTTCGAGCAAAACTTATTGAGGTTAAGAAAGAAATTGTCGGAAAAAAACTATTTGGTAATGTTGCTGGATACGTATATGTAGTTGAATTTCAGAAGAGAGGAGTACCGCATGCACATTTCCTCATCATATTGGATGCTAATAGCAAAATACGATCCCCGGATCAATATGATGATTTTGTGTGTGCTGAAATTCCAGATGTGTTCGAAAATCCTCACCTTCATGCTGCTTTAAAACATATGATGCATGGCCCTTGTGGTAGAGACTTTCCTACAAATCCGTGCATGAAAAACGAAATATGTAAAAATCATTATCCGCGTGATTATGTGGATATGACGACAAATGGTCGCAATTCATATCTATATATCGAAGACGACGAAATGGTAGAAGTGCTGTCGTTCGTACAGCTACACTTGATAATAG TCAAGTATCTATACGAATATATTTATAAGGGACATGATCGTGTTTCTTTTACGGTTGAAGATGGTATTGAACAACGAGATTATGATGAAATTAGTGCTTTTCAGTCCGCACGTTGGATATCACCACCTGAGGCAGTTTGGAGAATTTTTAGATTTTGCGTGAATGAAATACATCCTAATGTCGTGCCCTTTCAAGTTCATCTTCAGAATATGCAAACTGTACTCTTTCGTCCGTATGAACGCCTTGAGAATATTGCCGACGATGATAGCCGAAAGAGAACTATGTTAACAACTTTTTTCGAACGAAATCAAACTGATTCTTATGCACGTACTCTACTATACCAACAATTTCCGGAACAGTATGTTTGGTTAGGGCAGAAAGACGAGAAGATTTGGCTTCCGCGAATAAAAGGTTTTTCCGTTGGTAGGTTAGTCTACACCAACCCTACAGAAG CATTATCAGAAGACTACAAATTAGCATTTCCAGAAAGTCCAAGTAAAGTTCTGAATCTTACGCTTAGAAGTATATGTTTCATCATAGAGTCAATGGGAAACAGTCTCAACGATTTTAACTTTGGAGGATTAAGATTATTAGAAGATGAAGCCGTTGATATGCGTAGGTCTAAAGAATTTGAAGAGCAGCTTAGCATTCCTATTACACTAGAAGAGCttaatgatacgtgcattttatatagtctttataaGCCTATTAT ggttgcaacAGCCGTGTCACTTAACGTAATCAACTTGCTGAATGTTGAACAAAAAAgagcatatgaaataatatatAATAGAGTTATGGAAAAAAGACCAAGTGCATTCTTTGTAGACGGTCCTGGTGGTACAGGCAAAACTTTCCTCTACTCATCGCTTCTCGCACAGTTGCGCAAAAAAGGCTTTATTTCTCTAGAAGTTGCAAGTTCAGGAATTGCAGCGTCAAATATTTCTGGTGGTAGAACAGCGAATTCTCTCTTCAAAATTCCTCTTGATCTTGAAGAAAACCAAG AACAGTACCCGATAGAATTTCTGAATACGTTAAATCCAGGAGGACTTCCACCACACCATTTGGTACTGAAGAAAAACAGTCCGATAATTTTACTAAGGAACCTTGATCCAACTTCCGGACTTTGTAATGGAACAAGACTCATATGCAAAGTTTTTTCAAGAAATATTATTGACGCGAAAATTGTTGTTGGACATCATAAAGGAGAGCGTGTTTTTATACCTCGGATACCTCTACAACCATCTCCGACTGATAAATTTCCCTTTAACTTTAAGAGAAAGCAATTTCCAATTAAACTTAGTTTTGCGATGACTGTTAATAAAGCGCAGGGGCAAACTTTGGATAAAGTAGGAATTTATTTACCTCAACCGGTTTTTTCACATGGTCAGCTATATGTTGCCCTCTCTCGAGCAAAAAGAAGTTATGATGTTGTTGTTGCTATAACATCCCAAAGTTCATCTGATATTTCGCTTAAAACCAAAAATATTGTCTGCTATGAAGTATTGCGACATGCCG AATTGATGGATACATCTCGCGTTTGTGTTGAAGTTAATCTTAAAACAGTGTTGAATTCTATTTTAAATAAGATCAAACTAGCACCTGCAGAATATGGAATACACGCTGTCACACACGATGAAGTAAAAACTTATGTTCAGATACATGGAGTTGGAAATCCTCCCAAATGTGTTAAATTTATTGGAAGCTCTTCAAGGCTTATTGGTCCGTCAGAGCAAAACTGCACTCGCAAAGACGCAAAGCAATGA